The Mangifera indica cultivar Alphonso unplaced genomic scaffold, CATAS_Mindica_2.1 Un_0013, whole genome shotgun sequence genome contains the following window.
GTCAAACAATTGTTTTCTAAAATGTAAGTATATTTTTGCATCATATCATGACAGTTATATGTGTCCATAGTAAAAAGATAACTTACAGGAATTCTTACGTCAAGTCTCTCAAATCCATCTCTACCAGTTATTTTGATTCCCAGAGTCCGAGACCAAATCCCGGCAAAGGGGCTCCTTGAACTATCTGCACCATGGTTATCCAATACTTCAGGAGTTATAACTTCAATTACAGGATCTGATGAACTTTGGCCACTCCTCGCTGTATCATCTTGAACCTTTGGTTGTCTATAGTATGAGTAACTGCTCACtgacataacatatatataattatgttaggTACCTGGAGGGAACTCAGTAGCAGTAGCTAGCCTGCCCTTCCTTGACTTCCAGGGATCGATGCCAACAGCTACAAGTTCACAAGCTAAGGAATCACAAGAAGCAGGCACTGCTTCCTGAACTCAGGAACTCAAGATCCAatgagaaaatgtaataaagaCAGCTGAGATAGACTCAGAAGAAAAAGCCAATATTCTCAATGTATAAAAACGAACTTTGTATGTTTAGCATGTTGATATATAAAAGTCTAATAATATTTCTAGATAAAAGATAAACACTGTCTTCCGATTACAGAAACATATAATTCTTATGATACTTCTCTGGAAGCACCAATTACGGAAACAAatacaaacttaataataagaaaCAACCTGCAGCCTTCAAGAGGTCTGCTCTCCCCTCAATTCCCTCCATTCTCTGATTTTTCTGCTTGCCCTCTCTTTTCctccctctttctcttttatatccCTTTAACCGTTTCTGCAGATGTTGTCTGTGGCTCTGCTGTCCTTTGTTGGTTCTGAAAGACTTGGAGCCTGCTGGAGTGACACCTGTCCCCATTTGCTATTGCCTTTGATTTCCTTTCTTTAGAGTGTTTTTTCTTGCGTGTTATGTATACATTAGTCCTAATATTTCCCCTCTCATCGaaaggcaccttgtcctcaaggtcaAATTGTGGAAAGAGGTTCCAGAAGGTTGTAAATAATTCCCAGGAATTTTCAGTGAGGGAGGCCTTCCCATTTCACTAAAATTTCCAGTTCCCCATGCTGAGAGTATCGATGTTGTAATATTGCTGATGGCTGCACCTGTAATTCTCCATTGTCGGTCAAGCATTCAGGAAGAGGTTGGCAGGTTACTGTTGGACCAACTCTTTTCTTCAATTGTGAGACATGGAATACTGAATAGATCTTTGCAGTAGGAGGTAATTTCAAGCGGTAAGCTACCGATCCAATTTTCTGTAGTATCTCGAAAGGACCATAGAATCTCCGGCTGAGTTTTTCATTTGCTCGGCTCGCTAATGATCTGAAACGATACGGTTGGATTTTTAGGAACACATAATCACCCACTGAATATTGGACTTCTCTTCTGCCTCTGTCAGcgtgttttttcattttttcctgaGCTTTTCTCAAGTTGTCTTTGAGCTCATCGAGCACCGCATTCCTTTCCTCAATCATCTTGTTAACTTCTTCTATCTTCGATACCTCTTTGACCCATCTTAGTAACGCCAGTGGTTCTCTGCCATACAGTGCCTTAAAGGGTGTCATGCCAGCGGATGCGTTGTAAGATGTATTAAACCAATACTCCGCCCATAGGAGCCATTTTGGCCATTGCTTAGGTTGACGAAAGCAAAAGCACCGCAAGTAGGTTTCCAAACTCCGATTTACTACTTCCATCTGCCCGTCAGATTGGGGGTGGTACACCGAACTAAACTTGAGCGTGGTTCctgcaattttaaaaatttccgCCCAGAATTGGCTAAAAAAGAGTCGATCACGATCAGAAACAATTGATCAAGGAAAACCATGCAATTTCACTATTTCTTGTATGAATTTCCTGGCAACTTCAACAGCTGTGAAAGGGTATTTTAGTGTCAAAAAATGTGCATATTTCGTCATTCTGTCAACTGTCACTAAAATGGTGTCTGCATGTGGCGTTTTTGGAAGGCCTGTGATGAAATCAATAGAAATATCATCCCATACTTTGGTAGGGATGGGCAGTGGTTGCAGTAGTCTAGCCGGAGATGCTGCTTCGAATTTCATCCGCTGACAAGTTTCGCATTCTGATACAAATTTCTTCACACTAGCTTTCATCCCCTCCTAATAGAGCACACTGGAAATTCGCTTATAGGTGTGAAAAAATCCAGAGTGTCCACCATACAGAGACGCATGGATTTCCGTTAGAAAAATAGGAATGAAGGAAGAGGTTTTCGAAAGGACTAACCTGCCTTGATAAAGTAATCTTCCCTTCTGCAGCTTGTGGCCTTCATGAGAGTTAGGATTCGTCAACAGATCCTGCACTATTCCCCTGAGCTTCTCATCCTCTGAAATTTCCTTTTCAACCTCTTCCAAGCCCATTATTTGCGTTGTGGAGATTGCCCAAATTTCCCCATTAGTCTCTGACTTTCGAGAGAGGGCGTCCGTtgctttattttcatttcctgGCTTGTACAAAATTTCGAAGTTGTACCCAAGCATTTTCATTACCCATTTCTGTTGGTCAGCTTCGATGACTGGTTGATCAGTCAGAAACCGAAGACTCCGCTGATCTGTCTTTACCTTGAAATGCCTTCCCAACAAGTAGTGACACCATTTTTAAAACGCCATCACAATTGCCATTAGCTCCCTCTCGTATATGGATTTGTTCCTGTTTTGAATCGAAAGTGCTTTACTAATATAAGCTATTGGCCTTCTGTCTTGCATAAGAACAGCACCCAATCCCACTCCTGATGCATCCGTTTCTATAACAAATTCTTTCGAAAAATCTAGCAAGGCTAATACAGGGGCTGACGACATCACATGTTTCAATTTCTCAAATGCTTGGGTGGCTTCGTCACTCCAAACAAAAGAATCCTTTTTTAACAATCTTGTGAGTGGTTCTGCGATTTTTCCATACCCCTGAACGAACCTTTGATAATATCCCGTTAAACCCAAGAATTCTCTCAGCTCTCGTAAGTCTTTCGGAATAGGCCAATTCCTCATTGCTTGAATTTTAAGTGGATCTGCTTCAACCCCTTCTGCCGAAACTATGTGGCCCAAGTAGCTTATTTTCCTCTATCCAAAAGCacactttttgaaatttaaaaccaATTGGTGGTCATTCAACAGCTCCAACACTATACGAAGATGCCTCGTATGCTCCTTATAATTTTTgctataaatcaaaatatcgTCAAAAAAGACGAGAACAAACCGTCTTAAATAAGGTCTAAAGATCTCATTCATCACCCTCTGAAAAGTTGGAGGTGCATTTGAGAGACCAAATGGCATCACGAGAAATTCGTAATGCCCATAATGCGTACGAAAAGATGTCTTCTCTATATCTTCGTCTCTGATCCGAATCTGGTGGTAGCCAAATTTCAGATCCAGCTTACTAAAAATTGTTGCTCCAGCCAATTCCTCGAACAATTCATCAATGGCGGGAATCGAAAATTTATCGGGAACAGTAACCTTGTTGAGAGCGCGATAGTCGACACAAAATCTATATCCCTCATCCTTCTTTACTAATAACACGGGACTAGAGAACGGGCTCACACTTGGCCTAATTACCCTTGCTGTAAGCATTTCCTGAACAATTCTCTATCTCGTTTTTCTGGAAATACGGATACCTGTATGGTCGGATATTTGGAGGCGGGGCATTGGGCAAAAGTCTAATAGCATGATCTTAGGTTCTTCTCGGAGGCAGGTTAGTGGGTTCACGAAAAAGATGTTGGTACTCCTCTATCAGCTCCTTCAGGCATGGCTCTAAGTGCTGTGGATTAAATTCTCCCACCTGCGACAATCCTCTAAACTCCACCCAATATCCTTCTCCACCTTCCCTCATAGAATTTATTATAGCCTTCAGGGAAGATTCAACTCTGCATAATGAGACATCTCCCTTCAGCTCCACACGTCGTCCTTCCCATTCGAATTTCATTGTCTGGGATTTCCAATTAATTTTCACCTCCCCTAGTCTACAGAGCCAATCCATTCCTAAGATTACATCTACGCTTCCCAGCTCAAAAGGGAAGAAACTCTTAATGATTTTAATCTCTTGACATTCGACTTCAACTCCGTCGCATCTCCCTAATCCTTGGACCCTTCGTTCATCTCCCAAAGTGACTGTAAACTTCACGGGTGACACCTGTAGTAGTAGTTCCGCCACCAATTTTTGAGAAATAAAGTTGCGGGTTGCCCCACTGTCAAGGAGAATCACAACCTTCCATCCTTTAATCgtccctaaaaattttattgttttcggACTGCATATTCCAACTACCGAACTACTGTTTAAAGACAACTCCAACTCCTTTTCTTCTAGAGTCGTTTCCTCCTCCTCTCTTAAGTTTTCcgcctcctcctcctcttcttcttcagaCGCCACCATGATTCGGAGTTGTCTAAATCTGCATCGATGCCCTGGGTAGAACTTTTCATCACACCGAAAACACTGTCTCTTCTCCAACCTTGATCGGAACTCTTCGTCAGAGAGCCTTCGATATCGATGTTCTTGTGGCGGTTGATTAGCTGATGCAACGGAGCTGGGTGCTCCTTTGATAGAAGAATCAACCCTAATGTCTGCAACCGGAGAAACTTTGGAATTGGATGCGAAATTGGTGCTATTTAAGGGCCGGTTTGATCCGGTCAGTGGGGTGGTTTGGAAGCTTGAAC
Protein-coding sequences here:
- the LOC123205721 gene encoding uncharacterized protein LOC123205721, producing the protein MSVSSYSYYRQPKVQDDTARSGQSSSDPVIEVITPEVLDNHGADSSRSPFAGIWSRTLGIKITGRDGFERLDVRIPAGFLEGITNMVPALGGVNLKELLDDAADEVGGKLLLDFNDAMGDRIQVFLE